TCATTCAGGTCGAAGATGCGTGGCGTCCCGTCGTTGGGGCCGAGACCTTGCCGATGGTGTTGGTCTCGTGGTACGGCGCCAACGCCTATTCACTCTGGGCGAATGGATCATCGTTTGCTCAATACCGTACAGCCGCTGGTTTTCTTCCGACTGAAGCGCAATGGGAGCACGCCGCAGCCGGCGCCTATCCGCAAGGTAATGACGCGCCGTTGATTTTTGGGCAGCACCAGCGAGGCGCGGTTTATGACGCCCATTCGATGCCGATGGCGGCGGTGAACGCAGCTGCAGGACTCTCGAAGTTCGGGCTGCATCATATGGCCGGAAACGTCTGGCAGTGGTGTCGAGACTGGTATGCGGAGGACTTCTATTCTCGGGGAGAAGCTGACGCCGCGAATCCGGTCAATCTAGTTGAATCGGGCGTTCGCAGCGAACGAGGCGGAAGTTGGGTCGGCCCGCTCGACTTGTGTCGCACTTCCTATCGCCGCGGCCGCACACCGAATGCGCGAGGGCGTTGCTTGGGATTTCGGTGCGTTAGTCCTGTTGAGCAACTTACTGGTCGCCGCGGCCTGCCCGTTTAAGCATCGGCAGATTGTGCCGTTGCCTGATTCGCGGAGCTAACAAGTGCGATGTTCGTTAGAGGCGTCAAACGTTTCGCTCTGAATGCCGGAGCGGGTTCTGAGAATCGAACTCGGCCTTTTCTAAAATTTTTAAGCTCGGATCCCAGGCGACCGATCCACGATTCGCTGGCGTTTGCTTGAACATGGATGTTGGTTGCAGCGACAGGCTTCGACAGCGGCTCTGACGGCTCAGCCTCCTGGAAGGGGGGGGATTTTCCTGCTAAACCGAGATTAACGCAGGGCCTGGTTTTTTCGAGTTTTGGTACGCAAATTGTTAGTTACAGGGGCTGCAAGCAGAACAAACGCATCGACTTGAGCGACAAGGCTGGAGTTGTTGGCAAAAAATCACCAGCAACTGTATTGAGAATAGTTCTCATGTGGGGCTGCGTTGTGTTACGATGAGAGCCCCAACCAAATGGCCAGATTCAGGGCAGCCGATGAAGGTTGGGACCTACCCACAAAATATCTCGCCAGCCAAAGCTTTCTTCGGTCGATCCATGTCGCATTTGTGAAGCGGCGTTTCCGGATCCCAAGAGAGTGTCGCCAGCCGATCACTCCCCCAATCAGATGGAATCTGCGGATTCACAAGGAGAACTGGCATTGGCTACTACAAATTCTATCTATCGATGTCGCGGCCGACGTCGCGGTGGTTTTACTCTGGTCGAGCTGTTGGTCGTAATCGCGATCATCGGCGTCTTGATTGCACTGTTGTTGCCGGCCGTGCAGCAAGCACGCGAAGCAGCGCGACGGATGCAGTGCACCAACAACCTACGTCAGATCGGTTTGGCTTGTCACAATTATCATGACACGCACCGGACATTTCCGCCGGGACGCTTGGTCTATGATGGAAAAGATTCAAGCGGCGATAGTACAAAAATCGTGACTGGTTTTCTCGCGATGGTGCTCCCGTTTCTTGAACAAGGCAACTTGGCTGACATCTATTACACCGAGTATGGATTTGACGATCCGATCAATCAGGATGCGGCGAATCGTCCCGTCGACATTTTTCAATGCCCCTCGACGCCTGGCTCGGACCGCACGACGCCGATCTATAGCGGCTGGAATTTGGGTTGGTCGGATGATATCGCGGACCTACCGGGGTTGACCAGCATAGCGACCGATTATCAAGGAGTGCGAGGCATGCACTTTATTAAGGACGATGGTGCTGGCTCGACGGTGCATGAATGGCAAGAATATAGCGGGATCCTGACCGAGAACGCGGTCAGCTTCAAGGACATTACCGACGGAACTAGCAACACGGTCTTGCTGTTTGAGATGTCGGGCAAGCCTGACCGGTGGACGCTCGGGAAAAGGCAACCGACATCGACCAGCGCCCGGTTTTATCAACATGGTCCGTGGGCCGGCAACAACGGCGTCGGCATCTTCAATTGGCAAGCAGACGCGACGGTCAATCAATGCGATGATTGCGACAAATATTTGAATATTGACAATATGTATTCGCCCTACGGCTTTCATCCGGGCATCGTCGTGATTGTGCTGGCCGACGGTTCGACGCGGGGAATTGCCGAGACGCTGGAGATGCAAACCTTTTTGGATCTCTGTCGCAAATCGGACGGCAATGTGCTGGGCGAATTTTAGACGTCACCATTTAGCGCTGGCGATCAAAAAGGTAGAGAGATGAAACAGGCAGCCCGCTGGTCGCCGATAGAAATCGCGGCCCTTTTGTTTTGTTTTGCGGCGATCGCCAGCGTGCTGTTGCCGTTGGCGGCGACGGCTCGCGAGAATGCGCGCGCGACCAACTGCAAGCAGCGGCTGGGGAAATTGGCTGGCGCCTGTTTGTCGTTCGCCGATGTTCACGCCAAAAGTCTCCCCAGCAATCGACGCCAACCGCATGTCAGTTGGAACGCATTGATCTTGCCGCACATGGAGCGGCAAGATTTGTACGACCAATATGATCTGAGCGCCGAGTGGTGGGAAACGAAGAACCGCACCGTCGGCGCGACCTATGTCGCCGAGTTGACCTGTCCGGCGGCGCCGCATCCCCAGCGCATGATCCCCCTGTTAGATCCCGAAGGAAAAGAGTTCACGGCGGCGGCGACCGACTATGTCGCGTCGGCCGGCGCGTACTTGCACCATAATAAGCAAGAGAAGCTGTATCGGGGGGCGCTGGCTTCCCCGGGCCGTTTTTATGGTGCTTCGAACGTGACGACTGGGCACGCCGTCAAGTTGGCGGAGATTACCGACGGTCTTTCGCAGACGGCGCTGATTGTCGAGATGGCCGATAAGCCGAATACGTGGCGCGCGGGGAAAATGTTTGGCGAAGAAAATTCGCAATACGCCGCAAAGCCGCTGGTTGAAGGTTATAGCTTTGGGCAGTGGGTCGGCCCCAACTGGAATCACCTCCGCTCCTATGACAAGCAAGGCTTGAATCAATTTGGCGATTGTGCGGTCAACTGTTCTAATAGCGGTTCGATTTATGGTTTTCATCCCGACTTTGCGAATGTGGCGATGGCCGATGGCAGCGTCTGCTCGGTGCGAGCCGGCCTGTCGCAAGAGGTGATGGTCGCCCTGGTCAGCATCGCCGATGGTGAGTTGATCACCGCCGCCGACTTTACCGTCGCCGCTCCCTAAGCCGCTCTTCCTGGAAGCGACAAGACTTGATGATGACTTGCGCATTTCGCTTGGCGATCTTGGCGACGCTGCTTGTCGGCGTCTACAACTCGGCGCCAGCCGC
The nucleotide sequence above comes from Blastopirellula sp. J2-11. Encoded proteins:
- a CDS encoding DUF1559 domain-containing protein codes for the protein MATTNSIYRCRGRRRGGFTLVELLVVIAIIGVLIALLLPAVQQAREAARRMQCTNNLRQIGLACHNYHDTHRTFPPGRLVYDGKDSSGDSTKIVTGFLAMVLPFLEQGNLADIYYTEYGFDDPINQDAANRPVDIFQCPSTPGSDRTTPIYSGWNLGWSDDIADLPGLTSIATDYQGVRGMHFIKDDGAGSTVHEWQEYSGILTENAVSFKDITDGTSNTVLLFEMSGKPDRWTLGKRQPTSTSARFYQHGPWAGNNGVGIFNWQADATVNQCDDCDKYLNIDNMYSPYGFHPGIVVIVLADGSTRGIAETLEMQTFLDLCRKSDGNVLGEF
- a CDS encoding DUF1559 domain-containing protein: MKQAARWSPIEIAALLFCFAAIASVLLPLAATARENARATNCKQRLGKLAGACLSFADVHAKSLPSNRRQPHVSWNALILPHMERQDLYDQYDLSAEWWETKNRTVGATYVAELTCPAAPHPQRMIPLLDPEGKEFTAAATDYVASAGAYLHHNKQEKLYRGALASPGRFYGASNVTTGHAVKLAEITDGLSQTALIVEMADKPNTWRAGKMFGEENSQYAAKPLVEGYSFGQWVGPNWNHLRSYDKQGLNQFGDCAVNCSNSGSIYGFHPDFANVAMADGSVCSVRAGLSQEVMVALVSIADGELITAADFTVAAP